One window of Cohnella hashimotonis genomic DNA carries:
- the chrA gene encoding chromate efflux transporter has translation MIPNRQEDSRTHGKGRLGALLEVLAVSTKLGLTSFGGPIAHLGYFHDEYVRRRKWMDERSYADLVALCQLLPGPASSQVGIGIGVSRAGLLGGLAAWLGFTLPSVVALVLFAYFVRGYDIGSAGWIHGLQLVAVAIVAQAVTGMKRQLAPDRGRATVAVLAAAGVLLWQSVYTQALVIVAAGLVGWRIYRQEGAREEAPGLRVPVGRIGAVVCLALFAILLAGLPLLRSFGDAARWLAMFDGFYRSGALVFGGGHVVLPLLERVVVPAGWVSLADFSAGYGAAQAVPGPLFTFAAYLGTMAGGIAGAAIAIVGIFLPAFLLVVGALPFWNALRGSPSIRGALAGINAAVVGILLAALYDPLWTTAVARPADAALALLLFLLLAYWKLPPWAVVLAGAAGGMLLGLLPV, from the coding sequence ATGATACCGAATCGCCAAGAGGACAGTCGTACGCATGGAAAAGGGAGGCTCGGCGCGCTGCTGGAAGTGCTGGCCGTATCGACAAAGCTGGGCCTGACCTCCTTCGGAGGACCGATCGCCCATTTAGGTTACTTTCACGATGAATACGTGCGTCGGAGAAAATGGATGGACGAGCGGAGCTATGCCGATCTCGTGGCGCTGTGCCAGCTTCTGCCGGGTCCGGCCAGCAGCCAGGTCGGCATCGGCATCGGCGTCTCGCGCGCGGGCCTGCTAGGGGGCCTCGCAGCTTGGCTGGGTTTTACCCTCCCATCCGTTGTCGCGCTCGTCTTGTTTGCCTATTTCGTCCGGGGGTACGACATCGGAAGCGCGGGATGGATTCACGGACTCCAGCTCGTCGCGGTCGCGATCGTGGCCCAAGCGGTGACGGGGATGAAGCGGCAGCTCGCGCCGGACCGGGGCCGAGCGACGGTCGCGGTTCTGGCGGCAGCCGGCGTCTTGCTATGGCAGTCTGTCTATACCCAGGCGCTTGTTATCGTTGCGGCGGGGCTTGTCGGATGGCGGATTTATCGCCAGGAAGGGGCGCGGGAGGAGGCGCCCGGCCTGCGCGTCCCGGTCGGACGCATCGGCGCCGTCGTCTGCCTCGCGCTTTTCGCGATTCTGTTGGCGGGCCTGCCGCTGCTCCGAAGCTTCGGCGATGCCGCCCGCTGGCTGGCGATGTTCGACGGCTTCTACCGGTCGGGCGCGTTGGTTTTCGGCGGCGGGCATGTCGTGCTCCCGCTGCTTGAGCGCGTCGTCGTGCCTGCGGGCTGGGTGAGCCTGGCCGACTTTTCGGCAGGCTACGGCGCGGCGCAGGCGGTGCCCGGGCCGCTGTTTACTTTTGCCGCCTACCTGGGGACGATGGCGGGTGGCATCGCAGGCGCGGCGATCGCCATAGTCGGCATCTTCCTGCCCGCCTTTCTGCTCGTCGTCGGCGCGCTGCCGTTCTGGAACGCGCTGCGGGGCAGTCCAAGCATTCGCGGCGCGTTAGCGGGGATCAACGCGGCAGTCGTCGGCATCCTGCTGGCGGCGCTGTACGACCCGCTGTGGACGACGGCCGTGGCGAGGCCTGCGGACGCCGCGCTGGCGCTCCTTCTGTTCCTGTTGCTGGCCTATTGGAAGCTGCCGCCGTGGGCTGTCGTTCTGGCCGGCGCCGCAGGCGGCATGCTGCTGGGGCTGCTGCCCGTTTAA
- a CDS encoding ABC transporter permease, which produces MYAKFYKHRWQYLMILPSVVLLFLFSYMPMAGILVAFRDFQIGTSIWSAPWVGLDNFAFLHEPQFWTVVRNTLYISVLKFIFGFPAPILLALLINEVTHSTFKRFVQSVSYLPHFFSWIVVAYMLQSFLTLDGGLVNQLIGKAGGDPVFFLGSTEWFRPIVVGSGLWKETGWNTILYLAAITTIDPQLYEAAKVEGAGKMAQIRHITIPGILPTISIVLILSIPSLINVGMDQIYPLMNSANMEVADVLDTYVLRSGLQQGYFGMSTAVGLLSSVIGLVLVLGTNQLSRKINGEGLW; this is translated from the coding sequence ATGTACGCCAAGTTTTACAAACATCGTTGGCAATACCTGATGATTTTGCCGAGCGTCGTGCTGCTCTTCTTGTTCAGCTATATGCCGATGGCAGGCATTCTGGTCGCCTTCCGCGACTTTCAGATCGGGACGTCCATCTGGAGCGCGCCGTGGGTCGGGCTGGACAACTTCGCCTTCCTGCACGAGCCTCAGTTCTGGACGGTCGTGCGGAATACGCTGTACATCTCCGTGCTGAAGTTTATCTTCGGCTTCCCGGCGCCGATCCTGCTGGCGCTGCTGATCAACGAGGTGACGCATTCCACCTTCAAGCGGTTCGTGCAGTCGGTCAGCTACCTGCCCCACTTCTTCTCCTGGATCGTCGTCGCCTACATGCTGCAGTCGTTCCTCACGCTCGACGGCGGGCTCGTCAACCAGCTGATCGGCAAGGCCGGCGGAGATCCGGTGTTCTTCCTGGGCTCGACCGAGTGGTTCCGGCCCATCGTCGTCGGCAGCGGACTGTGGAAGGAGACCGGCTGGAATACGATCCTCTATCTCGCGGCGATCACGACGATCGACCCGCAGCTGTACGAAGCGGCCAAGGTGGAGGGCGCGGGCAAGATGGCGCAGATCCGGCATATCACGATTCCCGGCATCCTGCCGACGATCTCCATCGTGCTGATTCTCAGTATCCCGAGCCTCATCAACGTCGGGATGGATCAGATCTATCCGCTGATGAACTCGGCCAATATGGAGGTCGCGGACGTGCTCGATACGTACGTGCTGCGAAGCGGCCTGCAGCAGGGCTACTTCGGGATGTCGACCGCAGTCGGGCTGCTTTCCTCCGTCATCGGTCTCGTGCTCGTCCTCGGGACGAATCAGCTGTCGCGCAAAATAAACGGCGAAGGATTGTGGTGA
- a CDS encoding carbohydrate ABC transporter permease produces the protein MKKNSAEKVAYGFIVALLALLCLSVVYPFLYMLAISLNDGADAARGGVYIWPRSFTTINYEIVLGNEVIRHSYLITIGRTVLGTVLGLFVTLLAAYGLSYRKLPLRSTILAYVLITMLFNGGLVPLYIQLNNLHLLDTFWVFIFPSLFSAWNMFVMLKFIQGIPEALIESAELDGAGPLRTLLQIVMPLSKPMLAALGLFTAVGHWNDWFSGAFYVTSQSLIPVQTFLQQLLSASDLSTVLGSNSNQEALARSAEMQNITLMSIKMAVVMVSALPILCVYPFLQKYFVKGVLIGSVKG, from the coding sequence ATGAAAAAGAATTCCGCGGAAAAAGTTGCCTACGGATTCATCGTCGCCCTTCTGGCATTATTGTGCTTAAGCGTCGTGTACCCGTTCCTGTACATGCTGGCCATCTCGCTCAACGACGGCGCGGACGCGGCCCGGGGCGGCGTCTACATCTGGCCGCGCAGCTTCACGACGATCAACTACGAGATCGTGCTCGGCAACGAGGTCATCCGGCATTCGTACCTGATCACGATCGGCAGGACGGTGCTCGGCACGGTGCTCGGCCTGTTCGTCACGCTGCTCGCGGCGTACGGCCTGTCGTACAGGAAGCTGCCGCTGCGTTCGACGATTCTCGCCTACGTGCTGATCACGATGCTGTTCAACGGCGGGCTCGTCCCGCTCTACATTCAGCTCAACAACCTGCACCTGCTCGACACCTTCTGGGTGTTCATTTTCCCCAGCCTCTTCTCGGCCTGGAACATGTTCGTCATGCTGAAGTTCATCCAGGGCATCCCGGAGGCGCTCATCGAGTCCGCCGAGCTGGACGGCGCCGGCCCGCTGCGGACGCTGCTGCAGATCGTCATGCCGCTGTCGAAGCCGATGCTCGCCGCGCTGGGCCTGTTCACGGCGGTCGGGCATTGGAACGATTGGTTCTCGGGGGCGTTCTACGTGACTTCCCAGTCGCTCATCCCGGTGCAGACATTCCTGCAGCAGCTGCTGTCGGCGTCGGATCTGTCGACCGTGCTCGGCTCCAATTCGAACCAGGAAGCGCTCGCCCGCAGCGCCGAGATGCAAAATATTACGCTCATGTCGATCAAAATGGCCGTCGTCATGGTCAGCGCGCTGCCGATTCTGTGCGTCTATCCGTTCCTGCAGAAGTACTTCGTCAAGGGCGTGCTCATCGGTTCGGTCAAAGGCTAG